A genomic window from Deltaproteobacteria bacterium includes:
- a CDS encoding ABC transporter permease yields the protein MTGSLLRRRLVLLVPTLLGIVTLVFAFLHLVPGDPVEIMLGESAAPADVAALRRELGLDRPLPAQYARFLARAARGDLGRSIVLRTSVARAVAGRYPATLELAGAAFALALGLALPLGVAAALRPGSAVDRGARLVSLAGACLPGFWLGPLLILLFSLRLAWLPVSGRGGLAHLVLPATTLGLGMSAILVRLVRTSMIAALGEDFVRSARAKGAPEWRVVAVHALRNALLPVTTVAGLQAGALLAGAIITETIFAWPGLGRLLVQAIDARDYPLVQGCVLAIGLTYVGINTATDLLQRAIDPRLRDAR from the coding sequence ATGACCGGCTCGCTCCTCCGCCGTCGCCTCGTGCTCCTCGTCCCGACGCTCCTGGGCATCGTGACCCTCGTCTTCGCGTTCCTGCACCTCGTCCCTGGTGACCCGGTGGAGATCATGCTCGGTGAGTCGGCCGCGCCGGCGGACGTGGCAGCGCTGCGCCGCGAGCTGGGGCTCGACCGACCGCTCCCGGCGCAGTATGCCCGCTTCCTCGCGCGGGCGGCGCGCGGCGACCTGGGGCGGTCGATCGTGCTCCGCACGTCCGTGGCGCGCGCCGTGGCCGGCCGCTACCCCGCGACGCTCGAGCTGGCCGGCGCCGCGTTCGCCCTGGCGCTCGGCCTGGCCCTGCCGCTCGGCGTAGCCGCCGCGCTCCGGCCCGGGTCGGCGGTCGATCGCGGGGCGCGCCTGGTGAGCCTCGCCGGCGCGTGCCTGCCGGGCTTCTGGCTCGGCCCGCTCCTCATCCTGCTCTTCTCGCTGCGCCTCGCCTGGCTCCCGGTGTCGGGTCGCGGCGGGCTCGCCCACCTGGTACTCCCCGCCACGACCCTCGGGCTCGGCATGTCGGCCATCCTCGTCCGCCTGGTGCGCACGAGCATGATCGCAGCGCTCGGCGAGGACTTCGTGCGCAGCGCCCGCGCCAAGGGCGCTCCCGAGTGGCGCGTGGTCGCGGTGCACGCGCTGCGCAACGCGCTCCTCCCCGTCACCACCGTGGCCGGCCTCCAGGCCGGGGCGTTGCTCGCCGGCGCGATCATCACCGAGACCATCTTCGCCTGGCCCGGGCTCGGGCGCCTGCTCGTGCAGGCGATCGACGCGCGCGACTATCCGCTCGTCCAGGGCTGCGTGCTGGCGATCGGGCTCACCTACGTCGGCATCAACACGGCGACGGACCTGCTCCAGCGCGCGATCGACCCGCGCCTCCGCGATGCCCGCTAG
- a CDS encoding ABC transporter permease gives MPARGRRAVTAGAAVLLALALAGAAAPLLAPDPYATDLRARLALPRPGHALGQDSLGRDVLARVMHGARISFAVGATVVALSLLLGVTVGAAAGYLGGWFDEAVARVIDVLLAFPGLLLAIALAAVLGPSLGNVVLALSLLGWTGYARLARAEVAALRQREFVRAAEALGAGPSRIVARHLLPFAAPVLLVQATFGMAGAIVAESSLSFLGLGAPSPLASWGAMIDEGRPFLLVAPQVVVWPGIALATTVLALQLVGDGLRDLLDVRSRVPDRP, from the coding sequence ATGCCCGCTAGGGGCCGGCGCGCGGTGACCGCCGGGGCCGCGGTGCTCCTCGCGCTCGCGCTCGCGGGCGCCGCCGCACCGCTCCTGGCGCCCGACCCCTACGCGACGGATCTCCGCGCCCGGCTCGCGCTCCCCCGTCCCGGCCACGCGCTCGGCCAGGACAGCCTGGGGCGCGACGTGCTGGCGCGCGTGATGCATGGCGCGCGCATCTCATTCGCCGTGGGCGCGACCGTGGTCGCGCTCTCGCTGCTCCTCGGGGTGACGGTCGGCGCGGCGGCGGGCTACCTGGGCGGGTGGTTCGACGAGGCCGTCGCCCGCGTGATCGACGTGCTCCTCGCCTTCCCGGGGCTGCTCCTCGCCATCGCGCTCGCCGCCGTCCTCGGCCCGAGTCTCGGGAACGTCGTGCTGGCGCTCAGCCTGCTCGGCTGGACGGGCTACGCGCGCCTCGCGCGCGCCGAGGTGGCGGCGCTCCGGCAGCGCGAATTCGTGCGGGCGGCGGAGGCCCTCGGCGCGGGGCCGAGCCGCATCGTCGCGCGCCACCTGCTCCCGTTCGCCGCACCCGTCCTCCTCGTGCAGGCGACCTTCGGCATGGCCGGCGCGATCGTCGCCGAGTCGAGCCTGTCCTTCCTCGGCCTGGGCGCGCCCTCGCCGCTCGCCTCGTGGGGCGCGATGATCGACGAGGGGCGGCCGTTCCTCCTGGTGGCGCCGCAGGTGGTGGTCTGGCCGGGGATCGCGCTCGCGACGACCGTGCTCGCGCTGCAGCTCGTGGGGGACGGGCTGCGGGACCTGCTCGACGTGCGGTCGCGGGTCCCGGATCGTCCCTAG